CGAGCCGGTCTGGTTTCAACTCTATCGGCGCAACGACTGGAACCAGACCCGCCAGATGATCAAGCGCGCCGAGGCGTCGGGCTGCCCGGCGCTCGTCTTCACCGTCGATCTCCTGGGCGGCAGCAATCGGCTGACTTCGGCGCGCGCAGAGCGGCGCGACACCCTGCCGTGCGCCTCGTGCCATCCGAAGGGCCTCGACGCCAACCGCCGCAAGCCGATGATCGCGGACCTGAAGCCCGCGGCCGCGGCGCCGGAGATTGGCCCGCCGACCTGGGAGTTCGTCAAGCGGCTGAAGGACGCGACCCCCATGAAGCTGGTCGTCAAGGGCATCGTCACGCGCGAGGATGCCGAGATGGCCGTCGAGCACGGCGTGGACGTCGCGTTCGTCTCGAATCATGGCGGCCGCGCCGAGAACAGCCTGCGATCGGCTGTCGAGTGCGTGCCCGAGGTCGTGGCTGGCGTCGCCGGACGCATACCGGTGATCGTGGACAGCGGGTTCCGCCGCGGCACCGACATCTTCAAGGCGCTGGCGCTCGGCGCCACCGCGGTTGGCGTGGGACGGCCGTACATCTGGGGCTTGGCGGCCTTCGGGCAGGAGGGCGTCGAGGCGGTCCTGGTGATTCTCC
This Vicinamibacterales bacterium DNA region includes the following protein-coding sequences:
- a CDS encoding alpha-hydroxy acid oxidase, with product MRSPSSSLDGRRALLRFLAASPLLAGLAGPRGWLDAHAQTSDLITAAKDGLDVFDFEAVARKNLSPAHFGYLETGTDDDGTIRVNREGFTRYELRVRRLIDISRIDPSVSVLGAKWDSPIFLCPVGSHRAFHADGELAVARGAKPGKHMVMLATPSTTAIEDVNAARGEPVWFQLYRRNDWNQTRQMIKRAEASGCPALVFTVDLLGGSNRLTSARAERRDTLPCASCHPKGLDANRRKPMIADLKPAAAAPEIGPPTWEFVKRLKDATPMKLVVKGIVTREDAEMAVEHGVDVAFVSNHGGRAENSLRSAVECVPEVVAGVAGRIPVIVDSGFRRGTDIFKALALGATAVGVGRPYIWGLAAFGQEGVEAVLVILRRELQMVMRQAGTTAVNRITKAYLVDRRGQ